From one Microbacterium sp. 10M-3C3 genomic stretch:
- a CDS encoding amidohydrolase, which yields MSIDLETLYRDLHRHPELSFQETRTAGVIAQQLSAIGLEFEEGVGRTGIVTTIRNGDGPVVWLRADTDALPVEERTGLDYASTARGVDPAGTDVPVMHACGHDMHITAMLGALERLNATKDAWSGTIVAVFQPAEEYGAGAQAMIADGVLDRYPAPDIVLGQHLTPLPAGTIGVRPGTQMAASDGLTVVLHGRGGHGSRPHSTIDPVVMAAATVMRLQTIVSREVDPRDVAVVTVGSIHAGLKNNIIPAEAKLELSLRYPDDAARDRVLEKVERIVRAEAAASGAETPPTISTDHTLPPTINDADATARLVAAFENAFGAGSVVDPGMFTGSEDVSWFARESGAPLVYWFWGGIDPQTFADAVVAGTVERDIPTNHSPFFAPVIQPTIDRGVENLVVAAREFLG from the coding sequence ATGAGCATCGACCTGGAGACCCTGTACCGCGACCTGCACCGTCACCCCGAGCTCTCCTTCCAGGAGACGCGCACCGCCGGGGTCATCGCACAGCAGCTGAGCGCCATCGGGCTCGAGTTCGAGGAGGGCGTGGGCCGCACCGGCATCGTCACGACGATCCGCAACGGCGACGGACCGGTCGTATGGCTGCGCGCCGACACCGACGCGCTCCCCGTCGAGGAGCGCACCGGGCTCGACTACGCCAGCACCGCGCGCGGCGTCGACCCGGCGGGCACCGACGTGCCCGTCATGCACGCGTGCGGCCACGACATGCACATCACCGCGATGCTCGGCGCGCTCGAGCGCCTGAACGCGACGAAGGACGCGTGGTCGGGCACGATCGTCGCCGTGTTCCAGCCCGCCGAGGAGTACGGCGCCGGCGCGCAGGCGATGATCGCCGACGGCGTGCTCGACCGCTATCCCGCGCCCGACATCGTGCTGGGCCAGCACCTCACGCCGCTGCCGGCCGGCACGATCGGCGTGCGCCCCGGCACGCAGATGGCCGCGTCCGACGGACTCACCGTCGTGCTGCACGGCCGCGGCGGGCACGGCTCCCGCCCGCACTCGACGATCGACCCGGTCGTCATGGCCGCCGCCACCGTCATGCGTCTGCAGACGATCGTGTCGCGCGAGGTCGACCCGCGCGATGTCGCCGTCGTCACCGTCGGCTCGATCCACGCGGGGCTGAAGAACAACATCATCCCCGCCGAGGCGAAGCTCGAGCTCAGCCTGCGCTACCCCGACGACGCCGCGCGCGACCGCGTGCTGGAGAAGGTCGAGCGCATCGTGCGGGCCGAGGCCGCCGCATCCGGGGCCGAAACGCCGCCCACGATCTCCACCGACCACACGCTGCCGCCCACGATCAACGACGCGGATGCGACGGCCCGCCTCGTCGCCGCGTTCGAGAACGCGTTCGGCGCGGGCAGCGTCGTCGACCCGGGCATGTTCACCGGCAGCGAGGACGTGTCGTGGTTCGCGCGGGAGTCGGGCGCGCCGCTCGTGTACTGGTTCTGGGGCGGCATCGACCCGCAGACCTTCGCCGACGCGGTGGTCGCCGGCACCGTCGAGCGCGACATCCCGACGAACCACTCCCCGTTCTTCGCACCGGTGATCCAGCCGACGATCGACCGCGGGGTCGAGAACCTCGTCGTCGCCGCTCGCGAGTTCCTCGGCTGA
- a CDS encoding glycoside hydrolase family 13 protein: MTLTQEDARVDASAGRGSEWWRTAVIYQIYPRSFADSDGDGMGDLAGVTAHLDDLQQLGVDALWLSPFQRSPQKDAGYDVADYCDVDPLFGTLADFDAMLAGAHARGIRIIVDLVPNHSSDQHVWFQEALRAAPGSPERARYMFRDGRGASGELPPNNWESVFGGPAWTRVTEPDGTPGQWYLHLFDASQPDFDWSNEEVRAEFRRVLRFWLDRGVDGFRVDVAHGLVKQDGLPDYTADPSAGSMGGDEASVPYWGQPGVHEIYRDWHELLAEYDGDRALCAEAWLPTIEKTALWVRPDEMHQAFNFEYLETEWDAAKLRRVIDESLRAYSAVGARSTWVLSNHDVVRHASRLAVTADNPQGYGIGPKTPGKPDPVLGLRRGRAATTLMLGLPGSAYIYQGEELGLPEAIDLPDEARQDPTWFRTNGERYGRDGCRVPLPWTAAAPGYGFSPTGASWLPQPAEWALLARDAQVGDPDSTLELYRTLLAERRARALGAGSLEWLEGYGEEVVAFRNGDVLVIANVSAAAPVALPAGALLAASGPLEGDLLPADTTVWIAAE, encoded by the coding sequence ATGACTCTCACGCAGGAGGACGCCCGCGTCGACGCATCCGCGGGCCGCGGCTCCGAATGGTGGCGCACAGCCGTCATCTACCAGATCTACCCGCGCTCGTTCGCCGACAGCGACGGCGACGGCATGGGCGACCTCGCCGGCGTCACCGCGCACCTCGACGACCTGCAGCAGCTCGGCGTCGACGCGCTGTGGCTGAGCCCGTTCCAGCGCTCGCCGCAGAAGGACGCCGGCTACGACGTCGCCGACTACTGCGACGTCGACCCGCTCTTCGGCACGCTCGCCGACTTCGACGCGATGCTCGCCGGCGCGCACGCCCGCGGCATCCGGATCATCGTCGACCTCGTGCCCAACCACTCCTCCGACCAGCACGTATGGTTCCAGGAGGCGCTGCGCGCGGCGCCCGGCAGCCCCGAGCGCGCCCGGTACATGTTCCGCGACGGCCGCGGCGCGAGCGGCGAGCTGCCGCCCAACAACTGGGAATCGGTCTTCGGCGGCCCGGCGTGGACCCGCGTGACCGAGCCCGACGGCACGCCCGGCCAGTGGTACCTGCACCTGTTCGACGCGTCGCAGCCCGACTTCGACTGGTCGAACGAGGAGGTGCGCGCCGAGTTCCGTCGCGTGCTGCGCTTCTGGCTCGACCGCGGGGTCGACGGCTTCCGCGTCGACGTCGCGCACGGTCTGGTCAAGCAGGACGGCCTCCCCGACTACACGGCCGACCCGAGCGCCGGGTCGATGGGCGGCGATGAGGCGTCGGTGCCCTACTGGGGTCAGCCCGGCGTGCACGAGATCTACCGCGACTGGCACGAGCTCCTCGCCGAGTACGACGGCGACCGCGCCCTGTGCGCCGAGGCGTGGCTGCCGACGATCGAGAAGACCGCCCTGTGGGTGCGCCCCGACGAGATGCATCAGGCGTTCAACTTCGAGTACCTCGAGACCGAGTGGGATGCGGCGAAGCTGCGCCGCGTGATCGACGAGTCGCTGCGGGCCTACTCCGCGGTCGGCGCGCGCAGCACGTGGGTGCTGTCGAACCACGACGTCGTGCGCCACGCCTCACGCCTGGCCGTCACCGCCGACAACCCGCAGGGCTACGGGATCGGCCCGAAGACCCCGGGTAAGCCCGACCCGGTCCTCGGGCTGCGTCGCGGCCGCGCCGCGACGACGCTCATGCTCGGCCTCCCCGGCTCGGCGTACATCTACCAGGGCGAGGAGCTCGGCCTCCCCGAGGCGATCGACCTCCCCGACGAGGCGCGGCAGGACCCGACGTGGTTCCGCACGAACGGCGAGCGCTACGGCCGCGACGGATGCCGCGTCCCGCTGCCGTGGACGGCGGCCGCACCCGGGTACGGCTTCAGCCCCACCGGGGCCTCGTGGCTGCCGCAGCCGGCGGAGTGGGCGCTGCTCGCTCGCGACGCGCAGGTCGGCGACCCCGACTCGACGCTCGAGCTGTATCGCACACTGCTCGCGGAGCGCCGCGCCCGCGCGCTCGGCGCCGGGTCGCTCGAGTGGCTCGAGGGCTACGGCGAGGAGGTCGTGGCGTTCCGCAACGGCGACGTGCTCGTGATCGCGAACGTCTCGGCCGCCGCGCCCGTCGCGCTCCCCGCCGGCGCGCTGCTCGCAGCGAGCGGGCCGCTGGAGGGCGACCTGCTGCCCGCCGACACGACCGTGTGGATCGCCGCAGAGTGA
- the hpxO gene encoding FAD-dependent urate hydroxylase HpxO: MKVIIIGAGIGGTSAAIALLRLGHEVVVYDRMRENRPVGAALSLWSNGVKVLNWLGLGDEVAALGGRMDDMAYYDGLTGEEMCRFSLAPVTERTGQRPYPVARAELQALMMERVGLDRIRLGKQLVGIEDDGTTVTAQFADGTSDTADLLLGADGARSITRDYVTADAAAQPERTYSGYTNYNGLVAADPRIGPLGQWTTYVADGKRCAVMPVAGDRFYFFVDVPQPSGLPYDRDADGIRPLEVAFGSWGAPGVRALFDAIDPTVSLNRVEIWDIDPFHTWVRGRVAILGDAAHNTAPDIGQGACSALEDSFVLGIVFATATLGVEDALRRYQHARSPRAADLVLRARKRAWETHAFDPAVTAAWYDDLRREDGSGIIRGILGNIAGSPVEFGGVLT, translated from the coding sequence ATGAAGGTCATCATCATCGGCGCCGGCATCGGCGGCACGAGCGCGGCGATCGCGCTGCTGCGCCTCGGGCACGAGGTGGTGGTGTACGACCGGATGCGGGAGAACCGCCCGGTCGGCGCCGCGCTGTCGCTGTGGTCCAACGGCGTCAAGGTGCTCAACTGGCTGGGCCTCGGCGACGAGGTCGCCGCCCTCGGCGGCCGCATGGACGACATGGCCTACTACGACGGCCTCACCGGCGAGGAGATGTGCCGCTTCAGCCTCGCCCCCGTCACCGAGCGCACCGGCCAGCGCCCCTATCCCGTCGCGCGCGCCGAGCTGCAGGCGCTCATGATGGAGCGGGTGGGGCTCGACCGCATCCGCCTCGGCAAGCAGCTCGTGGGCATCGAGGACGACGGCACGACCGTCACCGCGCAGTTCGCCGACGGCACGAGCGACACCGCCGATCTGCTGCTCGGGGCCGACGGCGCGCGCTCGATCACGCGCGACTACGTGACGGCGGATGCGGCGGCGCAGCCCGAGCGCACCTACTCCGGCTACACGAACTACAACGGGCTCGTCGCGGCCGATCCGCGGATCGGGCCGCTCGGCCAGTGGACGACGTACGTCGCCGACGGAAAGCGCTGCGCCGTCATGCCGGTGGCGGGCGACCGGTTCTACTTCTTCGTCGACGTGCCGCAGCCCTCGGGCCTGCCGTACGACCGCGACGCCGACGGCATCCGGCCCCTCGAGGTGGCGTTCGGGTCGTGGGGCGCGCCCGGCGTGCGGGCGCTGTTCGACGCGATCGACCCCACGGTGTCGCTGAACCGCGTGGAGATCTGGGACATCGACCCGTTCCATACGTGGGTGCGCGGGCGCGTCGCGATCCTCGGGGATGCCGCGCACAACACGGCGCCCGACATCGGGCAGGGCGCGTGCTCGGCGCTCGAGGACAGCTTCGTGCTGGGGATCGTGTTCGCCACCGCGACGCTCGGCGTCGAGGACGCGCTGCGCCGCTACCAGCACGCGCGGTCGCCGCGCGCGGCCGACCTCGTGCTGCGGGCGCGCAAGCGCGCGTGGGAGACGCACGCGTTCGACCCGGCCGTCACGGCCGCGTGGTACGACGACCTGCGCCGCGAGGACGGCAGCGGCATCATCCGCGGCATCCTCGGCAACATCGCGGGCAGCCCCGTGGAATTCGGCGGCGTCCTCACCTAG
- a CDS encoding adenine phosphoribosyltransferase, translating into MPDTADLDRALALIGSIPDYPEPGVMFRDITPLLADAAALRTTIDAMLAPFAGQFDVVAGIEARGFLLAGAAATAAGVGLVPIRKAGKLPRPAASVSYALEYGTAAIEMHDDMPAGTRVLLLDDVLATGGTLAAGRELVDRLGGHVVGTAALLEIEALGGRALLGDEPLHTLFVV; encoded by the coding sequence GTGCCCGACACCGCAGACCTCGACCGCGCCCTCGCGCTGATCGGCAGCATCCCCGACTACCCCGAGCCGGGTGTCATGTTCCGCGACATCACACCGCTGCTGGCGGATGCAGCGGCGCTGCGCACGACGATCGACGCGATGCTCGCGCCCTTCGCAGGGCAGTTCGACGTCGTGGCGGGCATCGAGGCCCGCGGCTTCCTCCTCGCGGGCGCCGCGGCGACGGCCGCGGGCGTCGGGCTCGTGCCGATCCGCAAGGCCGGGAAGCTCCCGCGGCCCGCCGCATCTGTGTCGTACGCCCTGGAGTACGGCACCGCGGCGATCGAGATGCACGACGACATGCCTGCCGGCACGCGCGTGCTGCTGCTGGACGACGTGCTCGCCACGGGCGGAACGCTCGCGGCCGGGCGCGAGCTCGTCGACCGCCTCGGCGGTCACGTGGTCGGCACCGCCGCGCTCCTGGAGATCGAGGCCCTCGGCGGCCGAGCGCTCCTCGGCGACGAGCCGCTGCACACGCTCTTCGTCGTCTGA
- the allB gene encoding allantoinase AllB, translated as MSSSQPASIAARRAWVDGAFGPATVRIEDGRIAAVDAFDPGADVVLPDAHVLLPGLVDSHVHLDEPGRTEWEGFATGTAAAAAGGVTTVLDMPLNSLPVTTTPDALAVKRAAAAGKLAVDVGYWGGAVPENLGSLGALDAAGVVGFKCFLSPSGIPEFGHLDAAQLEAALAEIAALGGILIVHAEDPAHLHGDGALGEHYAAFLASRPPQSEREAIRAVIDASRRTRARAHIVHVSDASSLEDVRAAKAEGVPLTIETCPHYLTLTAEQVPDGDGWFKCCPPIRDAANQDLLWQGVLDGTVDAIVSDHSPATAELKGASDFGEAWGGIAGLQTGFAAVWTEARRRGVPLERLLPLFTTGPARIGGLGGGGRLAAGEPAHVVAFDPDAAWIVDVRALQYRNKVSPWNGRTLRGLVRTTWVHGAVAWDGERVVARVGRELLADTEVLR; from the coding sequence ATGAGCAGTTCGCAGCCGGCGTCGATCGCGGCGCGCCGCGCGTGGGTCGATGGCGCGTTCGGCCCGGCGACCGTGCGCATCGAGGACGGCCGCATCGCGGCGGTCGACGCGTTCGATCCCGGCGCCGACGTGGTCCTGCCCGACGCCCACGTGCTGCTGCCCGGCCTGGTCGACTCGCACGTGCACCTCGACGAGCCCGGCCGCACCGAGTGGGAGGGGTTCGCCACCGGCACGGCCGCGGCCGCGGCGGGCGGCGTGACCACCGTGCTGGACATGCCGCTGAACAGCCTGCCGGTGACCACCACCCCCGACGCGCTCGCCGTCAAGCGCGCCGCCGCCGCCGGCAAGCTCGCCGTCGACGTCGGCTACTGGGGCGGCGCGGTGCCGGAGAACCTCGGGTCGCTCGGCGCGCTCGACGCGGCCGGCGTCGTGGGCTTCAAGTGCTTCCTGTCGCCGTCGGGCATCCCCGAGTTCGGCCACCTCGACGCCGCGCAGCTCGAGGCCGCACTCGCGGAGATCGCCGCGCTCGGCGGCATCCTGATCGTCCACGCCGAAGACCCCGCCCATCTGCACGGCGACGGCGCGCTCGGCGAGCACTACGCCGCGTTCCTCGCGTCGCGCCCGCCGCAGAGCGAGCGCGAGGCGATCCGCGCGGTGATCGACGCGTCCCGGCGCACGCGCGCCCGCGCCCACATCGTGCACGTGTCGGATGCCTCGTCGCTCGAGGACGTCCGCGCCGCGAAGGCCGAGGGCGTGCCGCTCACGATCGAGACGTGCCCGCACTACCTGACGCTCACCGCCGAGCAGGTGCCGGACGGCGACGGGTGGTTCAAGTGCTGCCCGCCGATCCGCGATGCCGCGAACCAGGACCTGCTGTGGCAGGGCGTGCTCGACGGCACGGTCGACGCGATCGTGAGCGACCATTCCCCGGCCACCGCCGAGCTCAAGGGCGCGAGCGACTTCGGCGAGGCGTGGGGCGGCATCGCGGGGCTGCAGACGGGCTTCGCCGCCGTGTGGACCGAGGCCCGCCGTCGCGGCGTGCCGCTCGAGCGGCTGCTGCCGCTGTTCACGACCGGACCGGCCCGCATCGGCGGACTCGGCGGCGGCGGGCGCCTCGCGGCGGGCGAGCCCGCGCACGTCGTCGCGTTCGACCCGGATGCGGCGTGGATCGTCGACGTCCGCGCGCTGCAGTACCGCAACAAGGTCTCGCCGTGGAACGGCCGTACCCTCCGCGGGCTCGTGCGGACCACGTGGGTGCACGGCGCGGTCGCGTGGGATGGCGAGCGCGTCGTCGCCCGCGTGGGCCGGGAGCTCCTCGCCGACACGGAGGTGCTGCGGTGA
- the uraD gene encoding 2-oxo-4-hydroxy-4-carboxy-5-ureidoimidazoline decarboxylase codes for MLLADFNAAPAVEAAATARVWANVPAWADAVAAGRPYASVDALTAYAGALAAQWTPAELEQALAHHPRIGARVTGADAEAAASRREQASMATAGDDVTAAMAAGNAAYEERFGRVFLIRAAGRAPAEMLAELHRRLENDPDTEVREATAQLAEIAMLRLGDTIVDDTVPPEDRE; via the coding sequence ATGCTGCTCGCCGATTTCAACGCCGCGCCCGCGGTCGAAGCGGCCGCGACGGCGCGCGTGTGGGCGAACGTCCCGGCGTGGGCGGATGCGGTGGCCGCCGGACGTCCGTACGCCTCGGTCGACGCGCTCACGGCCTACGCCGGCGCCCTCGCGGCGCAGTGGACGCCCGCCGAGCTCGAGCAGGCCCTCGCCCACCACCCGCGGATCGGCGCGCGCGTGACGGGCGCGGACGCGGAGGCCGCCGCATCCCGCCGCGAGCAGGCGTCGATGGCGACCGCGGGCGACGACGTCACGGCCGCGATGGCCGCCGGCAACGCCGCCTACGAGGAGCGCTTCGGCCGCGTGTTCCTCATCCGCGCGGCCGGCCGGGCGCCTGCCGAGATGCTCGCCGAGCTGCACCGGCGCCTGGAGAACGACCCCGACACCGAGGTGCGCGAGGCGACCGCGCAGCTCGCCGAGATCGCGATGCTGCGCCTGGGCGACACCATCGTCGACGACACCGTCCCTCCGGAGGATCGCGAATGA
- the uraH gene encoding hydroxyisourate hydrolase translates to MTHLTTHVLDAASGQPARGVAVVLTGPDGIVATGETDADGRLALGPDRLEPGEYALTFDTGAYFAAQAVTSFHPRVTVAFAVGDEPHLHVPLLLSPFAYTTYRGS, encoded by the coding sequence ATGACCCACCTCACCACACACGTCCTCGACGCCGCATCCGGTCAGCCCGCGCGCGGTGTGGCGGTCGTGCTGACCGGTCCCGACGGCATCGTCGCGACCGGCGAGACCGACGCCGACGGCCGGCTCGCCCTCGGTCCCGACCGGCTCGAGCCCGGCGAGTACGCGCTGACCTTCGACACCGGCGCGTACTTCGCCGCGCAGGCGGTCACGTCGTTCCATCCGCGCGTGACGGTCGCGTTCGCGGTCGGCGACGAGCCGCACCTGCACGTGCCGCTGCTGCTGAGCCCGTTCGCCTACACGACCTACCGCGGCTCATGA
- a CDS encoding LacI family DNA-binding transcriptional regulator, with protein MVSIDDVARLAQVSTATVSRALSGRGTVSAATRERVLRAADRLGYVVSAAASSLATGRTRNVGVVVPHIDRWFFSTVLGGVAAGLGPRGYDITLYAVPEDAEARRAVFETAVRRRRVDAMIAVSLKLDDDETRSLLELDLPVIAIGGPNPRLATLAVDDDAVGRTAARHLLDLGHRRIAHIGAAPEFDREFRIPTQRRQGFEATLADAGVSLTTALFAPADFTLEGGARAATQLLRERDRPTAIFAASDEMAIGAVLAARDAGVRVPEDLSVVGVDGHELGEFFHLTTIDQRPHGQGERAAAEVLRALEPTASAAAPADDVPLSAASEASWSQEVGHGERGAGRGRAGVLPFELVVRETTAPPAG; from the coding sequence ATGGTGAGCATCGACGACGTCGCACGCCTCGCGCAGGTGTCGACCGCGACCGTGTCGCGTGCCCTCAGCGGCCGCGGCACCGTCTCGGCCGCCACCCGTGAGCGCGTGCTGCGCGCCGCCGATCGGCTCGGCTACGTCGTGTCGGCCGCGGCGTCGAGCCTCGCGACCGGCCGCACTCGCAACGTCGGCGTCGTCGTGCCGCACATCGACCGCTGGTTCTTCAGCACCGTGCTCGGCGGGGTCGCCGCGGGCCTCGGGCCGCGCGGCTACGACATCACGCTGTACGCGGTGCCGGAGGACGCGGAGGCCCGCCGGGCGGTGTTCGAGACCGCGGTGCGCCGCCGGCGGGTAGACGCGATGATCGCGGTGTCGCTCAAGCTCGACGACGACGAGACGCGGAGCCTCCTCGAGCTCGACCTCCCCGTCATCGCGATCGGCGGCCCGAACCCGCGGCTGGCGACGCTCGCGGTCGACGACGATGCGGTCGGGCGCACCGCGGCGCGCCACCTGCTCGACCTCGGCCACCGCCGCATCGCGCACATCGGCGCCGCGCCGGAGTTCGACCGGGAGTTCCGCATCCCGACGCAGCGGCGGCAGGGGTTCGAGGCGACCCTCGCGGATGCGGGGGTGTCGCTCACGACCGCGCTGTTCGCGCCGGCCGACTTCACCCTGGAAGGCGGCGCCCGCGCGGCGACGCAGCTGCTGCGCGAACGCGACCGGCCGACGGCGATCTTCGCGGCGTCCGACGAGATGGCGATCGGCGCGGTGCTCGCCGCGCGCGACGCGGGCGTGCGCGTGCCCGAGGACCTGTCGGTGGTCGGTGTCGACGGGCACGAGCTGGGCGAGTTCTTCCACCTCACGACGATCGACCAGCGCCCGCACGGCCAGGGCGAGCGCGCGGCGGCCGAGGTCCTGCGCGCTCTCGAGCCCACCGCATCCGCCGCCGCCCCCGCCGACGATGTCCCACTTTCTGCGGCTTCGGAGGCGTCGTGGTCGCAAGAAGTGGGACACGGCGAGCGCGGAGCGGGACGCGGGCGGGCCGGGGTGCTGCCGTTCGAGCTCGTCGTGCGCGAGACGACGGCCCCGCCGGCGGGCTGA
- a CDS encoding APC family permease: MALPIFASDALSSVAYAPQELLMILLVGGLAFLSFSPWVAAAVVVLLVVVVLSYRQLIKAYPSGGGDYEVARTNLGEVPGVVVAAALLVDYVLTVAVSVASGVDNIISAIPALNPFRVEIAVGFVILIVIVNLRGVREASTVFAVPTYLFIGSVAVMIAVGLGRTVLGDAPVASSAQYAVRAEDLGQIAVILLILRAFSSGCSALTGVEAVSNGVPAFRKPKIRNAQTTLTLMGGIAILLFSGLTVLALVAGVHYAENPCHLIGFDCANQPQPSLMAQVAAATFGMGSIPFFIIQAATAAVLLLAANTAFNGFPLLGAVLARDGYAPKALNTRGDRLVYSNGMIILGIVAIGVLIVYQANLTTLIQLYIIGVFVSFSLGQIGMVRHWRRVLRNMRDLPEEARRQSAARYERRSAISGLWINSAGASLTVLVLLIVTITKFTHGAYLVFLAIPILATLMIGVNRYYRDVEHEIRMDDTVHFGSEGDVAIVLVNRLQKPVVKAIDYAMAARHDKTLAVHVAIDEADADRLQKQWEEHNVPVPLVIIESPYRAYTSPIVSFIKKYREKHGSAVVTVYLPQYIVGHWWETILHNRRSRRLAQQLMLVHGVSITLVPWLLDSSELIYGRRSRPLPGQQRGGQPAPLPGHVPHARRATRPSGPPDNS; this comes from the coding sequence ATGGCGCTGCCGATCTTCGCGTCCGACGCGCTGTCGTCGGTCGCGTACGCGCCGCAGGAACTGCTCATGATCCTGCTGGTCGGAGGACTCGCGTTCCTGTCGTTCAGCCCGTGGGTGGCGGCTGCGGTCGTCGTGCTGCTGGTCGTGGTGGTGCTCAGCTACCGGCAGCTCATCAAGGCGTACCCGTCGGGCGGCGGCGACTACGAGGTGGCCCGCACGAACCTCGGCGAGGTGCCCGGCGTCGTGGTCGCGGCGGCACTGCTCGTGGACTACGTGCTGACCGTGGCGGTCTCGGTCGCATCGGGAGTGGACAACATCATCTCCGCGATCCCGGCGTTGAATCCCTTCCGCGTCGAGATCGCCGTCGGGTTCGTCATCCTCATCGTCATCGTCAACCTGCGGGGCGTCCGCGAGGCGTCGACCGTGTTCGCCGTCCCGACCTACCTCTTCATCGGCTCGGTCGCGGTCATGATCGCCGTGGGCCTCGGCCGCACGGTGCTCGGCGACGCGCCCGTCGCCTCGAGCGCCCAGTACGCCGTGCGGGCCGAAGACCTCGGGCAGATCGCGGTCATCCTCCTCATCCTGCGCGCGTTCTCGAGCGGATGCTCCGCCCTGACCGGTGTCGAAGCGGTGAGCAACGGCGTCCCCGCGTTCCGCAAGCCGAAGATCCGCAACGCGCAGACGACGCTCACCCTCATGGGCGGCATCGCGATCCTGCTGTTCTCGGGTCTGACCGTCCTCGCGCTGGTCGCCGGCGTCCACTACGCCGAGAACCCGTGCCACCTGATCGGCTTCGACTGCGCCAACCAGCCGCAGCCGAGCCTCATGGCGCAGGTGGCCGCCGCGACCTTCGGGATGGGCAGCATCCCGTTCTTCATCATCCAGGCCGCCACTGCCGCGGTGCTGCTGCTGGCGGCCAACACCGCGTTCAACGGCTTCCCGCTGCTGGGCGCGGTGCTCGCGCGCGACGGCTACGCACCCAAGGCGCTGAACACCCGCGGCGACCGCCTGGTGTACTCGAACGGCATGATCATCCTCGGCATCGTCGCCATCGGCGTGCTGATCGTCTACCAGGCGAACCTCACGACCCTCATCCAGCTGTATATCATCGGCGTGTTCGTGTCGTTCTCGCTCGGGCAGATCGGCATGGTGCGGCACTGGCGCCGCGTGCTGCGCAACATGCGCGACCTGCCGGAGGAGGCCCGGCGCCAGAGCGCGGCCCGCTACGAGCGCCGCTCGGCGATCTCGGGCCTGTGGATCAACTCCGCCGGCGCGTCGCTCACGGTGCTCGTGCTCCTGATCGTCACGATCACGAAGTTCACGCACGGCGCCTACCTCGTGTTCCTCGCGATCCCGATCCTCGCGACCCTGATGATCGGCGTGAACCGGTACTACCGCGACGTCGAGCACGAGATCCGGATGGACGACACCGTGCACTTCGGCTCCGAGGGCGACGTCGCGATCGTCCTGGTCAACCGGCTGCAGAAGCCCGTCGTCAAGGCGATCGACTACGCGATGGCGGCGCGGCACGACAAGACGCTCGCGGTGCACGTCGCGATCGACGAGGCGGATGCCGATCGGCTGCAGAAGCAGTGGGAGGAGCACAACGTGCCCGTCCCGCTCGTGATCATCGAGTCGCCGTACCGCGCGTACACGAGCCCGATCGTGAGCTTCATCAAGAAGTATCGCGAGAAGCACGGCTCGGCCGTGGTCACCGTGTACCTGCCGCAGTACATCGTGGGGCACTGGTGGGAGACGATCCTGCACAACCGCAGGTCGCGGCGCCTCGCGCAGCAGCTCATGCTCGTGCACGGGGTGTCGATCACGCTCGTGCCGTGGCTGCTCGACTCCTCCGAGCTCATCTACGGCCGTCGCTCGCGCCCGCTGCCCGGCCAGCAGCGCGGCGGCCAGCCGGCCCCGCTCCCCGGGCACGTGCCGCACGCCCGCCGCGCGACGCGCCCCTCCGGCCCGCCCGACAACTCCTAG